From the genome of Chloroflexota bacterium:
CCGGGAGATCCAGGGACAGCTCAAATCGGATCGTGTCCTGCAGCTGGTTTGCATAGAAGCGCAATGCGGCCAACAGCCCGCGCGTCTGCAAGATGACCGGACGCAGCTCGAACAGCTTCTGGCGCAGCTCCCGGTTGGCCGAGCGGGCCAGATTGAAGAGGTACTCCAGCTCCTCCTCCAGGCGCTCCGGGTCGGTCTTCGCCAGGCGTCGCGCCGTGTCCAGGCTCATGATCATGGCCCCCAGGGTGGCGGTGGGACCGTCATGCAGATCCTGCGCCAGGGCGTGCCGCTCCTGCTCCTGCACGCGCAGGATGCGCTCCTGCTCGCGTCGCAGGTCCTCGTACAGCCGGGCGTTCTCGATGGCGATGGCCGCCTGTGCCCCCAATGTGCTCAGCCACTCCAGGTCCTGCTGGTTGAACCCCTCGGGTTGCCGTTTGTTCAGCACCTCCAACACGCCGATGATCCGCCCCTTCACCTGGAGGGGAACGCACAGGACGGACCGGGTGTTGTAGCCCGTCATGGCATCGACCAGGGAGTTAAAGCGTTGGTCGGAGGCCGTGTCGTTGCAGATGACGGACGTGCCGTGGGTGGCGACCCATCCGGCGATCCCCTGGGTGATCGGGATGCGCTGTTGGCGGAGCACTCCCCCGGCCGACCCGGTTGGAATCTCGAAGACCAGCTCCTGGGTTTGCTCATCCACCAGCATGAGCGTCGAAGCGTCCGCTTCCAGCACGGAGGCGGCCAGCTCGGTCGTCTCATGCAGGACCTGCGAGAGATCCAGCGTGGAGGTCAGCTTCTGGCCGATGTCGTAGAAGAGGGTGAGGTGCGTCAATCGCTGTTGGATCTCATGGAATCGGCTGCTCAGTGAGGCGATCTGGGCGATCGCCTCCACCAGGGCCGTGCCGAAGCGGATCGTCTCCTCTGAGGGGATGGGCTCGCGCAGCACGAAGGCGAGGCCGCCGATGAGCGTGCTGTCGTTCCACAAGGGGATCGTCTGCAAGCTGTGCCCCTGCACCGAGGAGTCCATCGCGGGCAACGTGGGCGGGGTGGACAGCGATGAGGTGGCCGGTGGCACCCAGGTCTGGGACCGCAGGATCTCCTGCTCCCAGGCCTCGATCAGGGGGCGGATCTCATCCGGGATCTCCCCGCATTCACAGCGGAATTGGGCCGGGGTGCCGTAGAGGAGGAACGCGCCGATCGCGCCGTACACCTCGCATAGCCAGGGCAGGGCCTCCTCCCAAAGCCGCTGATGGCCCTCAAACTGCCCGATGCGAGTCAGCCGGGCGAGGAAGGCGCCATGAGAACGAGCCTCCTCTGAGGTGGGGGAATCTGAGCAAGGAGTACTAGACATGGGTTTCGTCCTTCCTCGCCGGGCAAGCTGGGTACAATCGCCTACAGCCTATTATACTCATCCTCCCAGGATGTCAACCATGCCACCGGCCGGGTCGTGTATCCAATGTAGAGAGAATCTCGCGGGACAGTCCACGACGTCGACTGCGAGCTCCGGGGAGGGGCGCGGAGGGCCCTCCGTTGCCCTCTGCACCAGCCAGTCCCGGCCTCGGCGGAGGTTCAGGCCGGGGCCGGAGGACGGGGGCGGCCTGTCTGCGGGTAGAGGCGGTTCATGAATCGCCTCTACCCCGGGCCTCCCCAGGAAACGAGCGGTGATGACCTTTTCCCACCGGCACGCTTACATGCGGTGTGATCGCCTGCCCCGCCTCGGCCTGATTCGGGTGGATAGGCCGGGAGCGGGATCACTGGACTCGCGGGAATACCAGGATCCGGTGATTGTCGGCGTCGGCCACGTAGACATTGCCCGCCGCATCCACCGCGATGCCATTGGGCAGGGCGAAGGATTGCGCGTCAGATCCGTATTGGCCGAACGTCGCCCGGAAGTTGCCCTCCGTGTCGAACACCAACACCCGGTAGCCCTCGGGGTCCGTGGCGTATACCAGGCCGGCGGACGAATCCACGGCGAGATAGGGCTTGTTGACGATCGACTCGCTCTCCCATCCGTGGATCGGCCACTCCTTTAGGAAGGTGAACGTGGCGTCGAACTTTTGGATGCGGCGATTCCACGTATCCGCTACGTAGAAGTTATCCTGGGCATCCACCGCCAGCCCCACCGGCTCGTCGAAGTATCCCTCGATCACACCGCCGCCGCCGTACTGGGCCAGGAAATTCCCCTGCGGGTCGAACTTCTGCACCCGCTTGTTGCCCGTGTCGGTCACATACACATCCCCATTGGAGTCGATGGCGATGGCGCGCGGCCCCCACATCGCCACCGGCTGGCCAAGCTGTCCGTCCGTGCTGGCGAAGAAGCCCCACTTGGTCAGGAACTTCCCCTCCAGGGTGAACTTCTGGATGCGGTGGTTCCAGGTGTCGGCCACGTAGACGTTGCCATCCCGGTCCACCGCCACGCCCCATGGCTCCTGGAATTGCCCATCGCCCAGCTGGAGCGGCCCGTCGCCGTCCGGGTCCACACAGCCCGGCTGTCCCTCCTCATATAGACGGCACTCCGATCCCCATCCGGTCAGGTAATTTCCCTGGGGATCGAACACCTGGATGCGATGGTTCCCGCTGTCGGCCACCACGATGCGGCCGTCCGGCGCGATGGCGACCCCGCGCGGCGTCTTGAATTGCCCCGCCGCGTTGCCGGGCACCCCCGTGGAACCGATCTGCCGGATGGCGGCCACCTCCCGGAACCCCTTCTCGTAGGGGTCGATCACGGCGGCGGTCTCCACCGGGCCGGCGCCGAAATTCCAGATCTGGGAGGCGATGTCGCGCCGCACGTAGAGGTAGAAATAGTGGACATAAGGCCACGCGTTGAGCGGCGTATCCCACTTCCGATACAGCACGATGTCCTTCAGCTTTTGTCGGCGCTCCGGATCCCGCAGCGCCCCCAGGATCCGTTCCCCGGTCAGCCCTTTATAGTCCTCACGAGGCCACCACACCAGGCGATACTTGTAACGCAGGTACTTTCGCCCCAGGAACGGCTTCGCCTTGTCCTCGTTCTTGCTTCCCACGATCACCACGGGCGCGTCCAGCGCGTCCCGGGTCGGGTTGGCCCCGTAGAAGCGCTTGTTGGGGTACTCTCGCAGGTACCACTCCAGCGGCCAGGTGGAATCATCGTCATAGGCCACGACGATCTGCTTGTCTCCTACCGTCCGTCGGGAGATCATCTCGATCTCGTTCATCACGAACTTGACGTCCGGCGTGCCGTGCGCGTAGACCAGCATCTCGTTGACCAGATCGTAGTTGATGTAGTTGAGCATCCAGGTCACCCGCACGGTCCACAATGTCATCCCGATGAGGAGCACGCCGCCCGCCACCAGCAGGCTCTGTCGACCTCCCAGGCGCTCTACGTAGCCCCACGCCAGATACACCACGATCACCGCGATCACCAGCGCGGCGATCCCTTGCGTGGTCGCGCTCAGCCCCTCGATCGTCTTGTCCTCGAAGGCCTGTCCGGTCATCACCCGGCGCAGGAAGTCGCTCAGGGGGCCCAGCGCAAAGATCAGCACGGGCAGGGCGATGGCCAGGCCGATCCCACCGCGCGAGCGCAGGGCCGGCCAGTCCGCCCTCTTCCACAGCCAGCCCACGAACCAGCCCCCCAGCAACGCCATGGGGAAGGCGAAGTGCACCGCCAGCCAGGGCATCTTCTCGCCCGCCCAGGTGTACGCGGCCCAGGTCAGGACCACCCACCAGATCAGGTAGGGGATCAACGGCACCGACCGTTGGGGCTCATCGGCGGGCTTCTCCCGTCGGCGACGAGCCTCACTGACGGGGCGGCTCTCCTGGTCCGGGCCCGCGCGGCGCCCTCGCCGCACCAGGAAGGCGATCGTCCCGCCTATGCTGAGCAGCAACGGCAGGAACTCGTAGAGAGGGACGATGAGGAAGTAATAGTACCAGGGCTGGCCTCCCCGTTGTACCTCCTGCTGGGCCAGCCAGTACCCCAGGCTCCCGATGATCCCCGTGGCGAACCCCTTGCCGTTGGTGAAGAACGTGGTGAACAACAGCACGAAGATGGCGTAGAACAGGGCGGCTCCTGCCAGCCAGCGTTGGCGTGACCATCCCCATCCGATGGCGACGCTGACCAGAAACATCACCAGCAGGACGCTGCCCGAGCGCGCGATGCCGGTGGAGGAGTAGTCGGTCGGGTTCCACCCCAGTAGCTTGATCAGGAAGGGGCTGAAGAGGGGCAGGGAGAGCGTGACGACCCATACCAGGACGTCCATTTCCGGATAGGCGCGTGCTCGCTTCCCCAGCCCGACGAGCAGGACGTAGATCGCCCCGACGAGCAGCACGACGCCGACGGCGAAGGCGCCGATGAGCGGCGAGATCTGGCCGGGCTCCGCCTTGATCGCCCCGTACAGCCCGCCGACGGTCCCGCCACCGCCGCCCGCGAACAGCAGCACGAAGAGGCTTCGGTAGCCCGGACGCGCCCACTCCTCCCGCAGGAAGTGCCATAGCAGGGATACCACCAGGAAGCCGGCCAGGATGATCACGTAGATGAAGGCCACCTCCTTGATGGCGTAGGTGAAGGAGAGGGCCGCCGCGGTGAGATAGAGCCAGCGCGTCTGCCGGCTCTGCAAATAGCGGAAGACGGCGATGAGTAACACCATCTCCCACAGGGCGATCAGGATGTCGTGGCGGATGTAGCGGGAGTAGTACAGCAGCGCGGGGGAGATGGTCATCATGACCGCAGCCGCCAGCGCTCCGATGCGCCCCAGCCAGGGCCGCAGATACCAGACCAGCGCCACCAGCAGGGTCCCCGCCAGCGCCGTGGACATGCGCGCTGTGGCATCGTTCACGCCAAACAGGAAGTAGAACAGGGCGTTGATGTGGAACAGGAACGGGCCGTGCATCATCGGGTTGTGTTCGTAGCCCCGTCCGTCGTACAAATGCCATGAGTACAGCGCGTGCAGGCTCTCATCGTGGCTCATGGATCGCCAGCCCAGCCCGTAGAAGCGGGCTACCAGGGCCACCACGATCAGGACGACATAAGCCGCCTTCTCCCAGTTCCACTGGAGCAACATCAGCAGCGGGATATCCCATGTTTGGCGTGTCTCTGCCGCGTTCTTCTGCATGTCCATCCTCTGTCAAAAGGCAACGAGTGAATGAGTCAATGAGTCGGCGGGTGACCTTGCACGCTACGCACCACGCACTACGCACCACGCATTACGTACCTCACTCTCCGGGCTGTTCCTCTCGTTCCACCCACAGAATGGCGCGCTGTTGCCCTGCCGGCACCGTGCTCTGGCGCAGCAACAGCCAGCGTACCAGGTCACGCTTTTGTAACTCCATTGGCTCCCATCGCTCGGTCACGACGAATCCCCGGCCGTTGTATTTCTCGCCGGGGGCCAGCTCTTCCATGAGTGGCGTGATCACCACCGGCGCCGCCTCGCCGCGCAGTGGCGCGCCGACGATCTGAACGTCCTTCATCTCGCGCAGGTACCAGCGCAGCACCGGGGCCTGCGGCGTGTCCATGATCTCGATCGGCAGCAGGTGCGCGTCGCCCACCCTGTGCTCGGATAGGCGCTCCAGGTCGGAGCGCACCATCCGCACCTCCACGGAGGTCATCTCGAAGCGCACCGCCGGGCGGCGATTGAGGTCCACGCCGTGCGCGTTGATCCACCCCGCGCTCAGCATCCATAGGATCCCCACGCCCGACAGGAACAGGATCGTCACCTGGGCGGCGGCCCGCCAGTCGGCCCAGAACCCAAAGAAGATCACCAGGGCGACCATCAGTCCCAGCGGCGCCAGCATCGAGGCGGCGTATTCCCCCGTGCCCCACAGGCTGTACCCGGAAACCCATACGTATACGGTCACCGATAGGGCAGCCAGTGCGACGATGATCAGGGTGGCCTCCCATCGGATGTCGCCCAGGTCCACCTGGCGCAGGAAGGCGATCGCCCCCAGGGCTGCCAGCAGTGCCAGCGGCGGGATCGCCATGACCAGATCCTCCGGCTGGCGGCCCGGCGTCAGCGTCGGCCAGAGCACGGCCAATCCCGCCCACAGGGCCAGCGTCTTCGTCAGCCCGTCGCCCCGGCGCACCCCGGACGCGGCCCCATAGAGCCCGAACGCCACCAGCAACGGCTCGTCCAGGGCGAGGCGCAGCAGGGGCCAGTAGATCGGGTAGCCGGCCTCCGGGCGAGCCCAGCGGGCCGCCCACGTGCCCAACACGCCCGCGGCCGCGCCCACGCCGTCCCAGTGGCGCAGCCAGGATGTGGCCCCCAACAGGAACACCAGGCCGCCCAGGAGCAACGCACGCCGGGCGTGTCCCTCCGCCCACCCGGCGCTCCAGACGGCGGTGACGTCGGCTCGCCCCCATAGGACGGCGGCGAGCGCCCAGGCCAGCAGGGCGGTGTAGATGCCCGGCCCGCTGATCAGCCCGAAAGCCAGGGCGACCGTTCCCCAGGGCAGCCAGCGGGCATCCTCTCGTGCGGCCAGCGCCGCCGCAAAGGCGCCCAGCGCCGCCGCAGCCGCCATCACATCGCCGGAGCTGTAGCGGGCGAAATACGTCAGCGTCGGGGAGAGGGCCAGGAATCCGGCCGCCAGCAGCGCGGCCTCTCGCCCGATCCGCCGCCGCAGCGCGTACGGGATCAGGCAGATGAGAAGCCCGGCCAGCATGGGCCAGAGGCGAGCCAGGGCATCGCCGGACTGGGCGAAGAAGAACGTGGCCTCCTGGAGCGTGAATAGCAGCGGGCTCAATCCCCACAGCGTCACGGGCTTGCCCTGGGCGGCCTCCCAGGCTGTCAGCGCCTGGCGTACCTCGCCCGGTCCCAACGGGTACAGGCCCAGCTGAAACGCCCGCCACACGCCGGCGAACAGTACGATCCCGCCGTAGGCCGCACGCTCCAACGTGAGCCATTGGGGGAAGCTCACCTGCTTCGTCATGGGCTGCTCAGCCGCCGTCATCGCGTCGCCTCCACCTGCCCCGGCCGCCGATAGATGCGCACCGAGCCCTCCTCGTAGACCTTCCATAATGTCTGCTCGAACCGGCTGATGGACGCCGGTGTGAGATGGAATTTCTCTCGCTCCAGGTTGCCCACATACAGGTAGTCCACGTCCCAGGAGCGCATCAAATCGACCAGCTCCCGCCCCCTGGCCGAGCGGTAGATGCGCTCAATAGCCTCGGGTCGCCCGGCCGTCACCTCGCCGAAGCGCTCGCCGCGCCACTGCAGCTCGTGGCCATCCCAGCCCAACAGGGTGGGCAGCCCCGTCGCCATGGAGATGCGGTTGTATGGGCTGTACGAGCCGCCCGGCGCCTCCAGCACCACGGGGGCGCCCTCCACGTGGGCTTGTAGCCAGTCGATGGCCGCCGCATCATCCGGCTGGAAGCGTCTCAGAAACGCGATGCCGTCCAACGTCGCCTCGCCTTGGAAGCCGTTAGCCTTACTGTATCCGGCGGCCGCTGTATACACCAGCCCCGCGGCCACCAGCAGCGAGACGAGGGCGATGGATGATAGGCGGAGGACGAATGCGGCGGTCCGTTTTCCGTCGCTCGTCGTTCGTCCTTCGCCGCTTCCGTGTCGAGCGAGGCGCACGACGCCATAAGCTGACGCCAGCGCCATCAGCACCCAGGCCTGGTAGTAGAACTTGAACACGGTGTTCATGCGCACGCCGAAGGTGTCCTTCAGGTATACCCACTCGACCGCAAAGGTCAGCAGGAAGGCCGTGCCGACCATGACCAGCACGTATCCGCTGATGGGGTCTTCGGCCTCCAGCTGGGGCCTCTCCACGCGCGCCCACAGCAACCCCAGCACCCACGCCAGCCCGATCGCCAACAGCAGTGTGGTGCCCGGCGTGCGCAGTCGCACCCCGGCGATCTCCAGCAGCAGTTGTCCCGTCCCCAGGCCGCCTACCTGCTCCTGCACCTCCGGCTGGCTGAGCACCCCCTGTAGGAACAAGCGCCCGCCGGGGGTCATTTGCAGCACCAGCGCGGCCAGGGCGGCCACCACGATGGGCGCTCCCAGCGTCACCGGCAGCCATCCCAGGGCCCGGCGGATCACCTCACGCCAGCCCACCGTCGCGGTGAGCACGGCCAGCAGGCAGGCCAGCGCCCACAGGAAGGTGCCGAACATCAGCCCGAACTGGTGCAGCCGGGTCGGGAAGATCAGGTTGGGCAGGATGCCCCCCGCCTGGGACGAGAACCCGATGTAGAAGGGCAGGTAGAGCAGGACCCCCAACACGCCCAGGACGATGCCCATAC
Proteins encoded in this window:
- a CDS encoding GAF domain-containing sensor histidine kinase: MSSTPCSDSPTSEEARSHGAFLARLTRIGQFEGHQRLWEEALPWLCEVYGAIGAFLLYGTPAQFRCECGEIPDEIRPLIEAWEQEILRSQTWVPPATSSLSTPPTLPAMDSSVQGHSLQTIPLWNDSTLIGGLAFVLREPIPSEETIRFGTALVEAIAQIASLSSRFHEIQQRLTHLTLFYDIGQKLTSTLDLSQVLHETTELAASVLEADASTLMLVDEQTQELVFEIPTGSAGGVLRQQRIPITQGIAGWVATHGTSVICNDTASDQRFNSLVDAMTGYNTRSVLCVPLQVKGRIIGVLEVLNKRQPEGFNQQDLEWLSTLGAQAAIAIENARLYEDLRREQERILRVQEQERHALAQDLHDGPTATLGAMIMSLDTARRLAKTDPERLEEELEYLFNLARSANRELRQKLFELRPVILQTRGLLAALRFYANQLQDTIRFELSLDLPESLPHLVPRAAEAVFAVIQEAVNNVRKHAQASRCWLRVALDEEAQRLIVEVEDDGIGFDVRSVEKNYEERGSLGLLSMREGAEVLGARLVISSPRPSHDTGTLVRLEVPLERLVERKQPSDGRQLQRLLESDRTEAP
- a CDS encoding TIGR03663 family protein, with amino-acid sequence MQKNAAETRQTWDIPLLMLLQWNWEKAAYVVLIVVALVARFYGLGWRSMSHDESLHALYSWHLYDGRGYEHNPMMHGPFLFHINALFYFLFGVNDATARMSTALAGTLLVALVWYLRPWLGRIGALAAAVMMTISPALLYYSRYIRHDILIALWEMVLLIAVFRYLQSRQTRWLYLTAAALSFTYAIKEVAFIYVIILAGFLVVSLLWHFLREEWARPGYRSLFVLLFAGGGGGTVGGLYGAIKAEPGQISPLIGAFAVGVVLLVGAIYVLLVGLGKRARAYPEMDVLVWVVTLSLPLFSPFLIKLLGWNPTDYSSTGIARSGSVLLVMFLVSVAIGWGWSRQRWLAGAALFYAIFVLLFTTFFTNGKGFATGIIGSLGYWLAQQEVQRGGQPWYYYFLIVPLYEFLPLLLSIGGTIAFLVRRGRRAGPDQESRPVSEARRRREKPADEPQRSVPLIPYLIWWVVLTWAAYTWAGEKMPWLAVHFAFPMALLGGWFVGWLWKRADWPALRSRGGIGLAIALPVLIFALGPLSDFLRRVMTGQAFEDKTIEGLSATTQGIAALVIAVIVVYLAWGYVERLGGRQSLLVAGGVLLIGMTLWTVRVTWMLNYINYDLVNEMLVYAHGTPDVKFVMNEIEMISRRTVGDKQIVVAYDDDSTWPLEWYLREYPNKRFYGANPTRDALDAPVVIVGSKNEDKAKPFLGRKYLRYKYRLVWWPREDYKGLTGERILGALRDPERRQKLKDIVLYRKWDTPLNAWPYVHYFYLYVRRDIASQIWNFGAGPVETAAVIDPYEKGFREVAAIRQIGSTGVPGNAAGQFKTPRGVAIAPDGRIVVADSGNHRIQVFDPQGNYLTGWGSECRLYEEGQPGCVDPDGDGPLQLGDGQFQEPWGVAVDRDGNVYVADTWNHRIQKFTLEGKFLTKWGFFASTDGQLGQPVAMWGPRAIAIDSNGDVYVTDTGNKRVQKFDPQGNFLAQYGGGGVIEGYFDEPVGLAVDAQDNFYVADTWNRRIQKFDATFTFLKEWPIHGWESESIVNKPYLAVDSSAGLVYATDPEGYRVLVFDTEGNFRATFGQYGSDAQSFALPNGIAVDAAGNVYVADADNHRILVFPRVQ